In the Mycolicibacterium thermoresistibile genome, one interval contains:
- a CDS encoding pyridoxal phosphate-dependent aminotransferase, whose product MNDRTALRAGIPPFYVMDVWLAAAERQRSHGDLVNLSAGQPSAGAPAPVRAAAAATLERNQLGYTVALGIPELREAIAAGYQSRYGLSVGADEVVITTGSSGGFLLAFLACFDVGDRVAIASPGYPCYRNILSALGCEVVELQCGPQTRFQPTARMLAELDPPVRGVIVASPANPTGTVIPPEELAAIARWCEDNDVRLISDEVYHGLVYPGAPETSCAWQTSREAVVVNSFSKYFAMTGWRLGWLLVPPALLRAVDRLTGNFTICPPALAQVAAVEAFHPESIAEAEALLDHYATNRRLLIDGLRSLGIDRLAPADGAFYVYADVSRYTEDSIEFCSKLLADTGVAIAPGIDFDTVHGDRFVRFSFAGATSDIEEALRRIGGWLA is encoded by the coding sequence ATGAACGATCGCACCGCCCTGCGGGCGGGCATCCCACCCTTTTACGTGATGGATGTGTGGCTGGCCGCCGCCGAACGGCAGCGCAGCCACGGCGATCTGGTGAACCTGTCCGCCGGACAGCCCAGCGCCGGCGCCCCCGCCCCGGTGCGCGCCGCCGCGGCGGCCACGCTGGAGCGCAATCAACTCGGCTACACCGTGGCGCTGGGCATTCCCGAACTGCGCGAGGCGATCGCCGCCGGGTACCAGAGCCGGTACGGGTTGTCGGTCGGCGCCGACGAGGTCGTCATCACCACCGGCAGCTCGGGCGGATTCCTGCTGGCGTTTCTGGCCTGCTTCGACGTCGGCGACCGGGTGGCGATCGCCAGCCCCGGGTACCCGTGCTACCGCAACATCCTGTCCGCGCTGGGCTGCGAGGTGGTCGAGCTCCAGTGCGGTCCGCAGACCCGGTTCCAGCCGACGGCCCGGATGCTGGCCGAACTCGACCCGCCGGTGCGCGGCGTGATCGTGGCGAGCCCGGCCAACCCCACCGGCACCGTCATCCCGCCCGAGGAACTCGCCGCGATCGCGCGGTGGTGCGAGGACAACGACGTGCGGCTGATCAGCGACGAGGTGTACCACGGGTTGGTGTACCCCGGGGCGCCCGAGACCAGCTGCGCCTGGCAGACCTCGCGCGAGGCCGTCGTCGTCAACAGCTTCTCCAAGTACTTCGCGATGACCGGCTGGCGGCTGGGCTGGCTGCTGGTACCGCCGGCGTTGCTCCGCGCGGTGGACCGGCTGACCGGCAACTTCACCATCTGCCCGCCGGCGCTCGCGCAGGTGGCGGCGGTCGAGGCGTTCCATCCCGAATCAATCGCCGAGGCCGAGGCGCTGCTCGACCACTACGCCACCAATCGGCGGCTGCTCATCGACGGGCTGCGGTCGCTGGGCATCGACCGGCTCGCCCCCGCCGACGGCGCGTTCTATGTGTACGCCGACGTCTCGCGCTACACCGAGGACTCGATCGAGTTCTGCTCGAAACTACTGGCCGATACCGGGGTGGCCATCGCGCCCGGGATCGACTTCGACACCGTGCACGGCGATCGCTTCGTCCGGTTCTCGTTCGCGGGGGCGACCAGCGACATCGAGGAGGCGCTGCGCCGCATCGGCGGATGGCTGGCGTAG
- a CDS encoding acyl-CoA dehydrogenase family protein, whose product MDLHIDDATEEFRAEVREFLANNRKWFPTKSYDTAEGFEQHRQWDRVLYDARLSVITWPEKYGGRDATLLQWVVFEEEYFRAGAPGRASANGTSMLAPTLFAHGTEEQLDRVLPKMATGEEIWAQAWSEPESGSDLASLRSTATKTDGGWLLNGQKIWSSRAVFGERAFGLFRSDPQAQRHKGLTYFMFDLRADGVTVRPIAQLGGDTGFGEIFLDNVFVPDNDVIGEVNEGWRAAMSTSSNERGMSLRSPARFLAPAERLVRLWKQNPDPAFEERVADAWIKAQAYRLHTFGTVSRLARGGELGAESSVTKVFWSELDVALHQTALDLRGPDAELADSADRDEDGYSWTDGLLFALGGPIYAGTNEIQRNIIAERLLGLPRK is encoded by the coding sequence ATGGATCTGCACATCGACGACGCCACCGAGGAGTTCCGGGCCGAGGTCCGCGAATTCCTGGCGAACAACCGGAAATGGTTCCCCACCAAGTCCTATGACACCGCCGAGGGTTTCGAGCAGCACCGCCAGTGGGACCGGGTGCTCTATGACGCGCGGCTGAGCGTCATCACCTGGCCGGAGAAGTACGGCGGCCGCGACGCGACGCTGCTGCAGTGGGTGGTGTTCGAGGAGGAGTACTTCCGGGCCGGCGCGCCGGGACGGGCCAGCGCCAACGGCACCTCGATGCTGGCGCCCACCCTGTTCGCCCACGGCACCGAGGAGCAACTCGACCGGGTGCTGCCGAAAATGGCCACCGGCGAGGAGATCTGGGCTCAGGCCTGGTCCGAGCCGGAGTCGGGCAGCGATCTGGCGTCACTGCGCTCGACGGCGACCAAGACCGACGGCGGCTGGCTGCTCAACGGACAGAAGATCTGGAGTTCGCGGGCGGTGTTCGGCGAACGCGCCTTCGGCCTGTTCCGCTCCGACCCGCAGGCGCAGCGCCACAAGGGCCTGACCTACTTCATGTTCGACCTCAGGGCCGACGGGGTGACGGTGCGGCCGATCGCCCAACTCGGTGGTGACACCGGGTTCGGCGAGATCTTCCTCGACAACGTGTTCGTGCCCGACAACGATGTGATCGGCGAGGTCAACGAGGGTTGGCGCGCCGCGATGAGCACGTCGAGCAACGAACGCGGCATGTCGCTGCGCAGCCCGGCGCGCTTCCTGGCGCCGGCCGAACGGCTGGTGCGGCTGTGGAAACAGAACCCCGACCCGGCGTTCGAGGAGCGGGTTGCCGACGCCTGGATCAAGGCGCAGGCCTACCGGCTGCACACCTTCGGAACCGTGAGCCGGCTGGCCCGCGGCGGTGAGCTGGGCGCGGAATCGTCGGTGACCAAGGTGTTCTGGTCGGAGCTGGACGTCGCGCTGCACCAGACCGCGCTGGACCTGCGTGGCCCGGACGCCGAACTGGCCGACTCCGCCGACCGCGACGAGGACGGCTACTCCTGGACCGACGGTCTGTTGTTCGCGCTCGGCGGCCCGATCTACGCCGGCACCAACGAGATCCAGCGCAACATCATCGCCGAGCGGCTGCTCGGACTCCCCCGCAAATAG
- the ipdE2 gene encoding acyl-CoA dehydrogenase IpdE2, with translation MSEERDLLRDTVATLVDKHATSAAVREAMASERGYDESLWQLLCEQVGAAALVVPEDFGGAGGELGDAAVVLGELARNLVPTPLFGTTLAELALLASDSPDADALEALAAGASIGAVVFDPDYVVNGDVAEVIIAADGERLTRWTGCTVEPHQTMDPTRRLARVTPGETTDIGADPGLADTAALLLAAEQIAAAERCLQLTVDYTKERVQFGRPIGSFQALKHRMADLYVRVQSTRAVVDEAIAEPSATSAALARFSASETFSAVAAEAVQMHGGIAITWEHDIQLYFKRAHGSAQLFGPPREHLRRLESEIL, from the coding sequence ATGAGCGAAGAACGAGATCTGCTGCGCGACACCGTCGCCACGCTGGTGGACAAGCACGCGACATCGGCCGCGGTGCGGGAGGCGATGGCCTCCGAGCGCGGATATGACGAATCGCTGTGGCAGCTGCTGTGCGAACAGGTGGGCGCCGCCGCCCTGGTGGTGCCCGAGGACTTCGGCGGCGCCGGCGGTGAACTCGGGGACGCCGCGGTGGTGCTCGGCGAGCTCGCCCGCAACCTGGTGCCCACCCCGCTGTTCGGTACCACCCTGGCCGAGCTCGCGCTGCTGGCCTCCGACAGTCCCGACGCCGACGCGCTGGAGGCGCTCGCCGCGGGCGCGTCGATCGGCGCGGTCGTCTTCGACCCGGACTACGTCGTCAACGGCGACGTCGCCGAGGTGATCATCGCCGCCGACGGCGAACGGTTGACCCGCTGGACCGGCTGCACCGTCGAACCGCATCAGACGATGGATCCGACGCGCCGGCTGGCCAGGGTGACGCCCGGTGAGACCACCGACATCGGCGCCGATCCGGGCCTGGCCGACACCGCGGCGCTCCTGCTGGCCGCCGAGCAGATCGCGGCGGCGGAACGCTGTCTGCAGCTGACCGTCGACTACACCAAGGAGCGGGTGCAGTTCGGCCGGCCGATCGGCAGCTTCCAGGCGCTCAAGCACCGGATGGCCGACCTGTACGTGCGGGTGCAGTCCACCCGGGCGGTGGTCGACGAGGCGATCGCCGAACCGTCGGCCACGTCCGCGGCGCTGGCCCGGTTCAGCGCCAGCGAGACCTTCAGCGCGGTGGCGGCCGAGGCCGTGCAGATGCACGGCGGTATCGCGATCACCTGGGAACACGACATCCAGCTGTACTTCAAACGGGCGCACGGCAGCGCCCAGCTGTTCGGCCCGCCGCGCGAACACCTGCGGCGGCTGGAATCCGAAATCCTCTAG
- the fadD3 gene encoding 3-((3aS,4S,7aS)-7a-methyl-1,5-dioxo-octahydro-1H-inden-4-yl)propanoate--CoA ligase FadD3, giving the protein MRTIPAVLDRAAERLPDHDALVTAATGGAEARRFSYAELRAEVRRAAAAMIAAGIAPGDRVALWAPNTWHWVVACLATHYAGAVMVPLNTRYTASEAADVLARTGAPLLVAAGEFLGADKTADLDRDALPALRRIVRIPVDKPDGTWDEFIAGGSMSGAALAEVDARAAAVRPDDVSDILFTSGTTGRSKGALCAHRQSLDASAAWAECGRLSSDDRYLCINPFFHNFGYKAGILACIQTGATLYPQLTFDPEQAMRAVAEHRITVLPGPPTIYQTILDHPKRGEYDLSSLRFAVTGAAVVPVVLIERMQSELDIDIVLTAYGLTEASGFGTMCRPEDDAVTVATTCGRPIAGFELRIDNPAEDGTGEVLLRGPNVMLGYLDDPEATAAAIDADGWLHTGDVGKVDERGNLTITDRLKDMYICGGFNVYPAEVEQVLARLDGVAEAAVIGVPDQRLGEVGKAFVVRRPGATLDEQAVIAYCKQHLANFKVPRSVEFLDALPRNPGGKVVKPLLRERA; this is encoded by the coding sequence ATGAGAACCATCCCCGCAGTTCTCGACCGGGCCGCCGAGCGGCTTCCCGACCACGATGCGCTGGTGACCGCCGCGACCGGCGGCGCCGAAGCGCGCCGGTTCAGCTACGCCGAACTGCGCGCCGAGGTGCGCCGGGCCGCGGCCGCGATGATCGCCGCGGGCATCGCGCCCGGCGACCGGGTCGCGCTGTGGGCGCCCAACACCTGGCACTGGGTGGTGGCGTGTCTGGCCACCCACTACGCCGGGGCGGTCATGGTGCCGCTCAACACCCGCTACACCGCCAGCGAGGCCGCCGACGTGCTGGCCCGCACCGGCGCACCGCTGCTGGTGGCCGCGGGTGAGTTCCTCGGCGCGGACAAGACCGCCGATCTCGACCGCGACGCGCTGCCGGCGCTGCGCCGGATCGTGCGCATCCCCGTCGACAAGCCGGACGGCACCTGGGACGAGTTCATCGCCGGCGGCTCGATGTCCGGCGCCGCGCTGGCCGAGGTCGACGCCCGCGCCGCGGCGGTGCGCCCGGACGACGTGTCCGACATCCTGTTCACCTCCGGCACCACCGGCCGCAGCAAGGGCGCGCTGTGCGCGCACCGGCAGTCGCTGGACGCCTCGGCCGCCTGGGCGGAGTGCGGGCGCCTGTCCAGCGACGACCGCTACCTGTGCATCAACCCGTTCTTCCACAACTTCGGCTACAAGGCCGGCATCCTGGCCTGCATCCAGACCGGGGCGACGCTGTACCCGCAGCTGACCTTCGATCCGGAGCAGGCGATGCGGGCGGTCGCCGAGCACCGCATCACCGTGCTGCCCGGGCCGCCGACGATCTACCAGACCATCCTCGACCACCCGAAACGCGGTGAGTACGACCTGAGTTCGCTGCGGTTCGCAGTGACCGGCGCCGCGGTGGTGCCGGTCGTGCTGATCGAGCGGATGCAGTCCGAGCTGGACATCGACATCGTGCTGACCGCCTACGGCCTCACCGAGGCCAGCGGTTTCGGCACCATGTGCCGGCCCGAGGACGACGCGGTCACGGTGGCCACCACCTGCGGCCGCCCGATCGCCGGCTTCGAGCTGCGCATCGACAATCCGGCCGAGGACGGCACCGGTGAGGTGTTGCTGCGCGGCCCCAACGTGATGCTGGGCTACCTCGACGACCCGGAGGCCACCGCCGCCGCCATCGACGCCGACGGCTGGCTGCACACCGGCGACGTCGGCAAGGTCGACGAACGCGGCAACCTGACCATCACCGACCGGCTCAAGGACATGTACATCTGCGGCGGGTTCAATGTCTACCCCGCCGAGGTCGAACAGGTCCTGGCCCGCCTCGACGGCGTCGCCGAGGCCGCGGTCATCGGCGTGCCCGATCAACGGCTGGGCGAAGTCGGCAAGGCGTTCGTCGTGCGCAGACCCGGTGCGACACTGGATGAACAGGCTGTGATCGCTTACTGCAAGCAGCATCTGGCGAATTTCAAGGTGCCGCGCTCGGTGGAGTTCCTCGACGCGTTGCCCCGCAATCCGGGCGGCAAGGTGGTCAAGCCGCTGCTGAGGGAGAGAGCCTGA
- a CDS encoding acyl-CoA dehydrogenase family protein codes for MNFELDEQQRDFAASIDAALSAADVPAAVRAWAEGDASPGRKIWFQLGELGVTALMVPERFDGIEAHPVDLVVALERLGRWCVPGPVTESIAVAPVLLAGSAQEADRYPALAAGELIATVAAPPHTPRAVDADTAGLILLAADGQVQDATAGAAHESVDPSRKLFDVNGTGVTHSADTGRAFEFGALGTAAQLIGAAQAMLDMSVDYAKQRSQFGNVIGSYQAIKHKLADVHIAVELARPLVYGAALSLAGRKEEASPDTARDVSAAKVAAGEAALLAARSSLQTHGAIGFTAEHDLSLWLLRVQALRTAWGDPTTHRRRVLEGIS; via the coding sequence GTGAATTTTGAACTCGACGAGCAGCAGCGAGACTTCGCGGCCAGCATCGACGCCGCGCTGTCGGCCGCCGACGTGCCCGCGGCGGTGCGGGCCTGGGCCGAGGGGGATGCCTCACCCGGCCGCAAGATCTGGTTCCAACTGGGCGAATTGGGTGTCACCGCCCTGATGGTGCCGGAACGTTTCGACGGTATCGAGGCACATCCGGTCGACCTGGTGGTCGCGCTGGAACGGCTGGGCCGGTGGTGTGTTCCCGGACCGGTGACCGAATCCATCGCGGTGGCGCCGGTGCTCCTGGCCGGCTCGGCGCAGGAGGCGGACCGCTACCCGGCGCTGGCCGCCGGCGAGCTGATCGCCACCGTCGCGGCGCCACCGCACACCCCGCGGGCCGTCGACGCCGACACCGCCGGGCTGATCCTGCTGGCCGCCGACGGGCAGGTGCAGGACGCCACCGCCGGCGCGGCGCACGAGTCGGTCGATCCCAGCCGAAAGCTGTTCGACGTCAACGGGACCGGCGTCACCCACAGCGCCGACACCGGCCGGGCGTTCGAGTTCGGGGCGCTGGGCACCGCCGCACAACTCATCGGTGCCGCCCAGGCCATGCTCGACATGTCCGTCGACTACGCCAAACAGCGCAGCCAGTTCGGCAACGTGATCGGCAGCTATCAGGCCATCAAACACAAACTCGCCGACGTGCACATCGCGGTCGAACTGGCCCGCCCGCTGGTGTACGGCGCGGCGCTGTCGCTGGCCGGCCGGAAAGAGGAAGCCTCCCCGGACACCGCCCGGGATGTCAGCGCCGCGAAGGTCGCCGCCGGTGAGGCCGCGCTGCTGGCGGCCCGGTCCTCGCTGCAGACCCACGGCGCCATCGGGTTCACCGCCGAACACGACCTGTCGTTGTGGCTGCTGCGGGTCCAGGCGCTGCGTACGGCGTGGGGGGATCCGACCACCCACCGGCGCCGGGTACTGGAAGGCATCTCATGA